In Clarias gariepinus isolate MV-2021 ecotype Netherlands chromosome 21, CGAR_prim_01v2, whole genome shotgun sequence, the sequence TGACTGATAAGCCTAACAAAGCCtaacctttaaataaatcatcagTTCTCTTTCTACAGGAAAAGTAATTACTTGTTTGCGGACGCTGTCCAGTTCCACCTCAAGCCCCTGCAGGAAGCGACGCCTCTCACCGAGCTCATTCTGAGCACATCGTAGAGCTTCATTATTCTCCTTCACCTCTGACTGCACTgtctccagctgaaatacaacCAAAGCTGAGATCATTTTACATAAAAGATGAAGTGGTTTATGTCCGTAGCATTTATAATTTAGATAcctagaataaataaaaatggatttaTTTCTACTAACCTTTTTCAGGTACCACATTTCAGCATCCTCCTTGTTTTTGCGTGCAATGCCCTCATACTGGGCCCTCAGTTCAGTCATGACAGCTCCTAAGTCTGGCCCTTGTGCTGCGTCCACTTCTACATTCACCTGCTCGTTGGCCAAACGGGCCTTCAGTGTGTTCTTGTCCTACATGGAACACAGACATTCAAAAGGATTTTCAGTGCCTTTACCTCCATACAGTGTactttactttagttttttataatacttaatgtGCCCATGACTTTGTTCACGTGGAATTTAACTGAACACTGAaaaatctgttgaattttggatcAAATAAAGGTTTTTACGTGTTAACGTTAAGTGCGTGGAATGAAGGTGTAGATTTTAATGGCACACTCATAAGAGCATATTAAGAAATGTACAGTGCCATCTGTTGAAATTTGGAATTaactaaggatttttttatgcTATAATGGCTCTAtttgttctattactcatcttacttccccaataattttttttccacaaatatcTTCAATATACAGACActaagttttattatatgtatagatgtGAAATGAGAATGtgctttaaagaaaaagatgCAAAATACAAGACAAAACATGGACTTTACACAGGCGAATGTATAAAGCTAAAGATTATAAGTGATAGTAATCAGTCAATATTATGTAAATGGGAGTGGTTTTAACCTCTAGGAACTgcgacacacatacatactgtacatacatacacatctCCTTGTGTGTTACTTGCTACTTAACATCTGTGTAAACTGAGAAGATACACCAGACAATGTAAATAGTAAAGCTTATGGTGATGCATGGTATGCATTTATTTCTGAATCGAAATGTCTTCTTAATTTgctgcttttatttaattattttcctagaCAGACACTTTTCATTTAGAGCGTAACCCATTTGGGAACTTTTTTCTCATGAAGCTAGTTGATAAAATACCAAGAGTTTATCAAGAGGGCGTGGTGGCTCATTGTGTTAAGACTCTGAGTTACTGACCCTAGCTTACTAGAAAGAAGCTGGGATAGGCGAAGACTGATACATTTTACTGCGCAGTAAtgtctatgtgacaaataaaggctaaaaAAAGTTCCTTGTGTGtgagataaatagatagatagaatttGTGTGTAGACAGACTAATAAATTAAGttattcagtttagtttttagcGAAAAAAATGcccatacaataaaaaaaatgttcatttaaaataaaaaaatctggcaTTTAATTTTATGTGCTTGCAATAAGGATGAAGTGTATAGTAGGAAGCGCACCACACCCACCTGTCTAAacacctgttgtgtgtgtgtgtgtttttctagcAGCAATGGTTACATAAGGTGTTCCCATTTACAATAGACATCaacagttccgggggctgtcaCATGCACTCGCATTACACAGAAACCACTTATTCTGACCAAAACTCACTTGCATTttctaatattaatttatgcaTTCATCCAATCatttaataaactgtaaaattaCCTCTTCATGGTTCTTCTTCAAGAAATACAGCTCCTCTTTAAGACTCTCCAGGTCTCCCCGCAGGGTCGTGATGATCTGGTCATGCTCTTGTTTAGCCCTACGCAGAGCAACACAGTCCCTCTCCACTGACTGACACAGAGCAGCTTCTGACTCCCATCTATGTTAATGCATATAAAGAagtacacatacacatcaaCATAAAAAAGGACCTTTCCTAAGTGTCTCTATCTCTTAGTTATGCAGCGCTCACTTAATCCGGAAGTCGTCTGCTGCCAGCTTGGCATTGTCAATTTCCAACATAATTCGAGCATTCTCCAGTGTCTTTTTTCTTACCTAAATAGCGCAAAACAAAGTTTGTGCATAACGATGAGCAATCATGATCTAAACACTACTAAATATTCAACAAGActgtatgcattttaaaagacgcaacatgaatttgagtaaaaaaaaaaaaaacctgtccaaACCTCCTGCCCAATAGCATGAGCTTGAGCCATCATGCCTTCTATGTCATGACCTTTAGGCATCTTCTCCAGCATGTGCTGCTTGATCTTCAGCTCCAGGTCAGCATTGGACTTTTCCAGTGACCGCACCTTGCTGAGATAGCTGGCCAGTCGATCATTGAGACCCTGCATTGTCTCTTTCTCACTGTTTCCTCTCAGAGAAAG encodes:
- the krt1-c5 gene encoding keratin, type 1, gene c5 isoform X2 yields the protein MTASISVHTYAGARQPSFSSSSLRDGGIRSRSKAPVLSSASTLSLSRSMSLGNGLNIISNLSLRGNSEKETMQGLNDRLASYLSKVRSLEKSNADLELKIKQHMLEKMPKGHDIEGMMAQAHAIGQEVRKKTLENARIMLEIDNAKLAADDFRIKWESEAALCQSVERDCVALRRAKQEHDQIITTLRGDLESLKEELYFLKKNHEEDKNTLKARLANEQVNVEVDAAQGPDLGAVMTELRAQYEGIARKNKEDAEMWYLKKLETVQSEVKENNEALRCAQNELGERRRFLQGLEVELDSVRKQVSVLEGNLQETTNKYTLEMEHIQGTLTQLEEELSQLRLDMQRTKTDYEQLLRVKQNLELEIATYRRLLEGEEVVKETPAPKKPEVKTRKIVKVVTQTMVNGKVVDESSEVEQFEERNK
- the krt1-c5 gene encoding keratin, type 1, gene c5 isoform X1, whose protein sequence is MTASISVHTYAGARQPSFSSSSLRDGGIRSRSKAPVLSSASTLSLSRSMSLGNGLNIISNLSLRGNSEKETMQGLNDRLASYLSKVRSLEKSNADLELKIKQHMLEKMPKGHDIEGMMAQAHAIGQEVRKKTLENARIMLEIDNAKLAADDFRIKWESEAALCQSVERDCVALRRAKQEHDQIITTLRGDLESLKEELYFLKKNHEEDKNTLKARLANEQVNVEVDAAQGPDLGAVMTELRAQYEGIARKNKEDAEMWYLKKLETVQSEVKENNEALRCAQNELGERRRFLQGLEVELDSVRKQVSVLEGNLQETTNKYTLEMEHIQGTLTQLEEELSQLRLDMQRTKTDYEQLLRVKQNLELEIATYRRLLEGEEVVKETPAPKKEPEVKTRKIVKVVTQTMVNGKVVDESSEVEQFEERNK